The proteins below are encoded in one region of Rhododendron vialii isolate Sample 1 chromosome 7a, ASM3025357v1:
- the LOC131334725 gene encoding scarecrow-like protein 3 isoform X1: MVQEEESSSVTSSPLQLFSLMSLSPGLGSPYPWLRELKSEERGLCLIQLLVACANQVAAGSIENANIGLEHISYLASPDGDTMQRIAAYFTEALANRMLKGWPGLHKALNSTKISSVSEEILVQRLFFELCPFLRLSYVITNLAIIEAMEGEKMVHIIDLHSSEPAQWIDLLQALSARPEGPPHLRITGIHEQKEVLELMAHQLNQEAEKLDIGFQFSPIVSKLENLDIESLRVKTGEALAISSVLQLHSLLAFDDGMLRRNSPSALKSLNPIHLQMNPLTYGDFLEKDVNFYSQCPDSASSSSPVSFASSAKMGSFLNALRGLSPKLMVVTEQESNHNTQSLMERVTEALNFYAALFDCLESTMSRASMERQKVEKMLFGEQIKNIIACEGLERKERHEKLEKWIPRLELAGFGRVPLSYHAMLQATRLLQSYGYDGYKIKEEKGCLVICWQNTPLFSISAWTFRRYI, translated from the coding sequence ATGGTTCAAGAGGAGGAATCATCGTCTGTAACTTCGTCTCCCCTACAGCTGTTTTCCCTGATGTCACTTTCGCCAGGTTTAGGTTCTCCATATCCCTGGCTCAGGGAGTTGAAATCCGAGGAGAGAGGTTTATGCCTCATCCAGCTTCTGGTCGCCTGTGCTAACCAAGTTGCTGCCGGTAGTATTGAGAATGCCAATATTGGCCTTGAACACATTTCCTATCTCGCCTCACCCGATGGAGACACAATGCAGAGAATTGCTGCTTACTTCACAGAAGCACTTGCCAATAGAATGCTCAAAGGTTGGCCTGGTTTACATAAGGCCCTTAATTCGACAAAAATATCGTCTGTCTCTGAAGAAATCCTTGTTCAGAGATTGTTTTTTGAACTATGCCCCTTTTTAAGGCTCTCGTATGTGATCACAAATTTGGCAATTATCGAAGCCatggaaggggaaaaaatggtCCATATTATTGATCTCCATTCCTCTGAGCCTGCTCAGTGGATTGATCTTCTTCAAGCATTAAGTGCTCGTCCTGAGGGCCCGCCTCACTTGAGAATTACAGGTATTCATGAACAAAAAGAGGTGTTGGAACTAATGGCTCATCAGTTGAATCAAGAGGCGGAAAAGTTGGACATTGGATTTCAATTCAGTCCTATAGTTAGTAAGTTGGAGAATCTTGATATTGAAAGTCTGCGTGTTAAGACAGGAGAAGCTCTTGCAATCAGCTCTGTGCTTCAGTTGCATTCCCTCTTGGCATTTGATGATGGGATGTTAAGAAGGAACTCCCCATCGGCATTAAAGAGTTTGAATCCAATTCACTTGCAAATGAATCCACTCACTTATGGAGATTTTCTTGAAAAAGATGTTAATTTCTATAGCCAATGTCCAGATTCAGCATCATCATCCTCGCCAGTGTCTTTTGCCTCTTCTGCAAAAATGGGAAGCTTTCTAAATGCCCTTAGGGGCCTTTCGCCAAAGCTGATGGTGGTGACTGAGCAAGAATCAAACCATAACACTCAGAGTCTTATGGAGAGAGTCACAGAGGCATTGAACTTTTACGCAGCCTTATTTGATTGCTTGGAATCAACCATGTCAAGGGCATCAATGGAACGCCAAAAGGTGGAGAAAATGCTTTTCGGAGAGCAAATAAAGAACATCATAGCATGTGAGGGActtgaaagaaaagagagacaCGAAAAACTTGAGAAATGGATTCCGAGGCTAGAGTTGGCTGGATTTGGGAGAGTCCCTTTGAGCTACCATGCGATGTTACAGGCGACTAGGTTGTTGCAGAGCTATGGGTATGATGGGTATAAGATAAAAGAGGAGAAAGGGTGTTTGGTTATATGTTGGCAAAATACACCCCTTTTTTCGATATCAGCATGGACGTTTAGAAGGTATATCTAA
- the LOC131334725 gene encoding scarecrow-like protein 3 isoform X2 → MAGMVQEEESSSVTSSPLQLFSLMSLSPGLGSPYPWLRELKSEERGLCLIQLLVACANQVAAGSIENANIGLEHISYLASPDGDTMQRIAAYFTEALANRMLKGWPGLHKALNSTKISSVSEEILVQRLFFELCPFLRLSYVITNLAIIEAMEGEKMVHIIDLHSSEPAQWIDLLQALSARPEGPPHLRITGIHEQKEVLELMAHQLNQEAEKLDIGFQFSPIVSKLENLDIESLRVKTGEALAISSVLQLHSLLAFDDGMLRRNSPSALKSLNPIHLQMNPLTYGDFLEKDVNFYSQCPDSASSSSPVSFASSAKMGSFLNALRGLSPKLMVVTEQESNHNTQSLMERVTEALNFYAALFDCLESTMSRASMERQKVEKMLFGEQIKNIIACEGLERKERHEKLEKWIPRLELAGFGRVPLSYHAMLQATRLLQSYGYDGYKIKEEKGCLVICWQNTPLFSISAWTFRRYI, encoded by the coding sequence ATGGCAGGAATGGTTCAAGAGGAGGAATCATCGTCTGTAACTTCGTCTCCCCTACAGCTGTTTTCCCTGATGTCACTTTCGCCAGGTTTAGGTTCTCCATATCCCTGGCTCAGGGAGTTGAAATCCGAGGAGAGAGGTTTATGCCTCATCCAGCTTCTGGTCGCCTGTGCTAACCAAGTTGCTGCCGGTAGTATTGAGAATGCCAATATTGGCCTTGAACACATTTCCTATCTCGCCTCACCCGATGGAGACACAATGCAGAGAATTGCTGCTTACTTCACAGAAGCACTTGCCAATAGAATGCTCAAAGGTTGGCCTGGTTTACATAAGGCCCTTAATTCGACAAAAATATCGTCTGTCTCTGAAGAAATCCTTGTTCAGAGATTGTTTTTTGAACTATGCCCCTTTTTAAGGCTCTCGTATGTGATCACAAATTTGGCAATTATCGAAGCCatggaaggggaaaaaatggtCCATATTATTGATCTCCATTCCTCTGAGCCTGCTCAGTGGATTGATCTTCTTCAAGCATTAAGTGCTCGTCCTGAGGGCCCGCCTCACTTGAGAATTACAGGTATTCATGAACAAAAAGAGGTGTTGGAACTAATGGCTCATCAGTTGAATCAAGAGGCGGAAAAGTTGGACATTGGATTTCAATTCAGTCCTATAGTTAGTAAGTTGGAGAATCTTGATATTGAAAGTCTGCGTGTTAAGACAGGAGAAGCTCTTGCAATCAGCTCTGTGCTTCAGTTGCATTCCCTCTTGGCATTTGATGATGGGATGTTAAGAAGGAACTCCCCATCGGCATTAAAGAGTTTGAATCCAATTCACTTGCAAATGAATCCACTCACTTATGGAGATTTTCTTGAAAAAGATGTTAATTTCTATAGCCAATGTCCAGATTCAGCATCATCATCCTCGCCAGTGTCTTTTGCCTCTTCTGCAAAAATGGGAAGCTTTCTAAATGCCCTTAGGGGCCTTTCGCCAAAGCTGATGGTGGTGACTGAGCAAGAATCAAACCATAACACTCAGAGTCTTATGGAGAGAGTCACAGAGGCATTGAACTTTTACGCAGCCTTATTTGATTGCTTGGAATCAACCATGTCAAGGGCATCAATGGAACGCCAAAAGGTGGAGAAAATGCTTTTCGGAGAGCAAATAAAGAACATCATAGCATGTGAGGGActtgaaagaaaagagagacaCGAAAAACTTGAGAAATGGATTCCGAGGCTAGAGTTGGCTGGATTTGGGAGAGTCCCTTTGAGCTACCATGCGATGTTACAGGCGACTAGGTTGTTGCAGAGCTATGGGTATGATGGGTATAAGATAAAAGAGGAGAAAGGGTGTTTGGTTATATGTTGGCAAAATACACCCCTTTTTTCGATATCAGCATGGACGTTTAGAAGGTATATCTAA
- the LOC131334729 gene encoding calmodulin binding protein PICBP-like translates to MVQRKVPKKLCIQTDLHVKSEKRLGNLRPSSPKYQDGKNKGSDLKKKMKKSRSIKHTDFESLKSHTSIREVSQPGKPPPPLAVSTPQKQSPIKGSEASPNYMKSTSSFEARKERSQVSSNSSQSSMESKNPKKIPNNSRLVSSVSGHKLGKPPARTSSLELVRTLTKSPSFKPVRVSTKKRSQVVLCENLEVQRATCSSTLKDSKFPTYLTLSPGATESEGTSAMKVCPYTYCSLNGHRHAPSPPLKCFLKARRRLLKAQKSMKLGCLSPRQVKSSGGGVKEISEQIVADVPAIQGTDSNGPEITQMVPEDLVDFFIQIYTGNMKDAAGKIGGREENGDDMEEVDFDEDVGGKVVERCSNEEWCYEMNSEDSLCNSGEVVLPELEAAEEVYLASPTQEEEAPESMSYGTDSDMEWEEGQQSFTPSPDDEMGNSSQTNHEYDLETGSLSGDDIASFCKESVFKSDSIVSRYFDEIPAGEGLKEFFEGESSDSDGSNDNLGSEESLEGFNNQNYQLSLTNGVEGDSTTEGREPIEEAREAREEETHQDYSSSDHIENYRREEMVVESLLPKTEDPETKQSLKQELLAADAGDANEEEDQENAAKSQIGFLSFDLLQDFFGADKDMTKEDTNEIQFGAAAKEGEVNQIFISEALQNNNDDECQNKSEKDHHEAGSLKISHSMNSEDQTHSGLNKVTFAENITEEVDEMEVEYSTISDPEETLPSSRNAATIRAKPAFIRGGRYPSEEMLKAPNNLKIIRCKRPDEELVEPREFNPRDPNYLTVEPDPEAEKVDLRHQMMDERKNSEEWMLDYALQQTVFKLAPARKRKVALLVEAFEKVIPIPKYEAHLGEKSPVFAHARPIQACS, encoded by the coding sequence ATGGTCCAAAGAAAGGTACCCAAAAAGCTTTGTATCCAAACTGATCTTCATGTTAAATCCGAAAAGCGGTTGGGGAACCTCAGGCCATCTTCTCCTAAATACCAAGATGGCAAAAACAAAGGAAGTGAtctaaagaagaagatgaagaaatcaAGATCAATCAAGCATACAGATTTTGAGAGCTTAAAATCACATACTTCCATAAGGGAAGTATCACAACCTGGAAAGCCACCGCCGCCTCTTGCTGTGTCAACACCACAGAAGCAATCACCTATCAAAGGATCAGAAGCATCACCGAATTACATGAAGTCCACAAGCAGTTTTGAAGCAAGAAAGGAGCGGTCTCAAGTAAGTTCCAATAGCTCTCAATCTTCTATGGAAAGTAAGAATCCCAAAAAGATCCCAAACAACTCAAGACTTGTTAGCTCAGTTTCCGGTCATAAGCTGGGAAAACCACCAGCCAGGACATCTAGTTTGGAACTGGTGAGGACTTTAACGAAGTCCCCCAGTTTTAAACCAGTAAGGGTTTCAACAAAGAAGCGCTCACAAGTTGTTCTCTGTGAAAATCTAGAAGTACAGAGAGCAACATGCTCTTCAACTTTAAAAgattccaagtttccaacttaCCTCACCCTGAGTCCTGGGGCAACTGAATCAGAAGGAACCTCGGCCATGAAAGTATGTCCGTATACTTACTGTTCACTTAACGGTCATCGACACGCTCCTTCGCCGCCGCTTAAGTGCTTCTTAAAGGCAAGGAGGCGTTTGTTGAAGGCCCAGAAGAGTATGAAACTTGGATGTCTATCGCCACGCCAAGTCAAGTCATCTGGTGGTGGAGTGAAAGAGATTTCTGAGCAGATTGTTGCCGATGTACCTGCAATTCAAGGAACAGATTCAAATGGGCCAGAAATCACTCAGATGGTGCCAGAGGATCTAGTGGATTTCTTTATTCAAATCTATACTGGAAATATGAAAGATGCTGCTGGAAAAATTGgtggaagagaagaaaatggagatGACATGGAGGAAGTTGATTTTGATGAAGATGTTGGAGGGAAAGTTGTTGAGAGGTGTTCAAATGAGGAATGGTGCTATGAGATGAATTCTGAAGACAGTCTTTGTAACAGTGGTGAAGTAGTTTTACCAGAACTAGAAGCAGCAGAGGAAGTATATTTAGCTTCCCCCACTCAAGAAGAGGAAGCACCCGAAAGTATGAGCTATGGAACAGATTCTGACATGGAGTGGGAGGAGGGCCAACAATCTTTCACCCCGTCTCCGGATGATGAAATGGGCAATTCATCTCAAACAAACCATGAATATGATTTGGAAACAGGTTCTTTATCTGGTGATGATATTGCCAGTTTCTGCAAAGAATCTGTTTTCAAGTCTGACAGCATTGTTAGCCGGTACTTTGATGAAATTCCTGCCGGTGAAGGGCTGAAGGAGTTCTTTGAGGGAGAAAGTTCTGATTCTGACGGTTCAAATGACAATCTGGGTAGCGAAGAATCCTTAGAAGGGTTCAATAATCAGAACTACCAACTTTCTCTTACAAATGGTGTGGAAGGGGACTCAACCACAGAAGGAAGAGAGCCAATTGAGGAAGCAAGGGAAGCTAGAGAAGAGGAGACGCACCAGGATTATAGTTCAAGTGACCACATTGAAAATTACCGTAGAGAAGAGATGGTTGTTGAGAGCCTTCTCCCCAAGACCGAGGATCCAGAAACAAAGCAAAGCCTAAAACAAGAACTCCTCGCTGCTGATGCTGGAGATGCAAATGAGGAGGAAGACCAAGAGAATGCTGCCAAATCACAGATTGGATTTCTATCTTTCGACTTGTTGCAGGATTTTTTCGGAGCTGACAAGGATATGACTAAGGAAGACACTAACGAGATCCAGTTTGGTGCAGCAGCCAAAGAAGGTGAAGTAAATCAGATTTTCATAAGTGAAGCTCTTCAGAACAATAACGATGATGAATGCCAGAACAAATCAGAGAAAGATCACCATGAAGCCGGGAGCCTCAAAATCTCACATTCCATGAATTCTGAAGATCAGACTCATTCAGGGCTTAATAAAGTCACCTTTGCAGAAAACATCACCGAAGAAGTTGACGAAATGGAAGTGGAGTACTCAACCATATCAGATCCAGAAGAAACCCTCCCATCATCAAGAAATGCAGCCACCATAAGAGCAAAACCTGCATTCATCCGTGGCGGAAGGTATCCAAGTGAAGAAATGCTCAAGGCCCCGAACAATCTCAAGATAATCAGATGCAAGAGACCTGATGAGGAGTTGGTGGAACCAAGGGAGTTCAACCCACGGGACCCAAATTACTTGACCGTTGAGCCAGACCCAGAAGCAGAAAAGGTTGATCTCAGGCATCAAATGATGGACGAAAGGAAAAACTCAGAAGAATGGATGCTTGATTATGCACTTCAACAGACCGTTTTCAAACTTGCTCCAGCACGGAAGAGGAAAGTGGCACTGCTTGTGGAAGCTTTTGAGAAAGTCATACCAATACCCAAATATGAAGCTCATCTGGGGGAAAAATCACCAGTGTTTGCTCATGCAAGACCCATTCAAGCTTGTAGCTGA
- the LOC131334727 gene encoding dirigent protein 21-like: MASNSLNFPLFTFFLVTLLITSITTTADGTFSDEVSEAISLKRIEKTTHLHFYFHDITSGKNPTAVKIAGPQDSPGVGFGSTFIIDDALTEGPELTSKLVGRAQGMYALASQNNNPELLMVVTYKFVEGPYNGSSISVLGRNPVMNDVREFPVVGGNGLFRLARGYALAHTVMFDIATGDVTVEYNVYVMHS; the protein is encoded by the coding sequence ATGGCTTCTAATTCTCTTAACTTCCCTCTCTTCACCTTCTTCTTAGTTACCCTCCTCATAACCTCAATCACCACCACTGCCGATGGAACTTTCTCCGACGAGGTCTCCGAAGCCATATCTCTAAAGCGAATCGAAAAAACAACTCATCTCCATTTCTACTTCCACGACATCACTAGTGGCAAAAACCCAACTGCAGTAAAAATTGCTGGGCCCCAAGATTCCCCGGGCGTTGGTTTTGGAAGTACTTTCATTATTGATGATGCACTAACTGAAGGCCCAGAGCTCACTTCGAAGCTCGTTGGGAGGGCCCAGGGTATGTACGCGCTTGCATCGCAAAATAACAACCCGGAGTTGCTTATGGTTGTAACTTACAAATTTGTGGAGGGACCATACAATGGGAGCAGCATAAGTGTGCTTGGGCGGAACCCGGTAATGAATGATGTGAGGGAATTTCCGGTTGTTGGCGGCAATGGGCTTTTCCGGCTAGCTCGTGGGTATGCATTGGCCCATACTGTCATGTTCGACATCGCGACAGGAGATGTCACTGTCGAATACAATGTTTATGTTATGCACTCTTGA
- the LOC131334726 gene encoding dirigent protein 19-like, producing MADNPLTEGLEPGSKVVGRARGMYALASQRDSGLLMVMNFAFLEGGFNGSTLSILGRNRVLDPVREMPIVGGSGLSRFARGYALSRTI from the coding sequence ATGGCGGATAACCCCTTGACTGAAGGTCTGGAACCCGGTTCAAAAGTTGTGGGTAGAGCCCGGGGAATGTATGCGTTGGCTTCCCAACGCGATTCCGGTTTGCTTATGGTGATGAATTTTGCATTTCTAGAGGGTGGGTTCAATGGAAGTACGCTTAGTATTCTTGGAAGAAACCGAGTGCTCGATCCGGTGAGGGAAATGCCGATTGTTGGAGGCAGTGGGCTGTCCAGGTTTGCCCGTGGATATGCATTGTCTAGGACGATTTGA
- the LOC131334728 gene encoding protein yae1-like, protein MDRNFADELYSEIVKIPNGELGPISSSNYEESNSHDHELNHFSLDDDSLWGSSPERGTSLSDLEREWQRRHDQFHTIGYRDGVTAGKEASAQEGFNMGFKESVGVGYNWGLVRGVTSALACLPDGMKEKLVVTQEEKDKFQSLYESVHSLSTTDALKLFHDDILTNRSVEHSENAEASPNEAGLQDPSSNLLQNYFGELKSLVLMSPAIEVNLVLDH, encoded by the exons ATGGATCGCAACTTTGCTGATGAACTGTACTCTGAAATTGTAAAGATTCCAAATGGAGAATTGGGTCCAATATCCAGCAGCAATTATGAGGAGAGCAACTCTCATG ATCACGAGTTGAATCATTTTTCGCTTGACGATGATTCTTTATGGGGGAGCTCTCCTGAAAGAGGGACGAGTCTGTCTGATTTGGAAAGGGAGTGGCAAAGAAGGCATGACCAATTTCATACA ATTGGATATCGTGATGGCGTGACAGCTGGAAAAGAAGCTTCTGCACAGGAGGGTTTCAACATGGGCTTTAAGGAATCAGTTGGTGTTGGATACAACTGGGGCCTTGTTAGAGGTGTTACTAG TGCGCTGGCTTGCCTCCCGGACGGAATGAAAGAGAAATTGGTTGTGACACAAGAAGAGAAAGACAAGTTCCAGTCCTTATACGAATCAGTGCATTCTCTTTCCACTACAGATGCACTCAAGTTGTTTCATGATGATATCTTGACAAATAGATCGGTGGAACACAGTGAGAATGCTGAGGCCAGTCCCAATGAGGCAGGTTTGCAAGATCCAAGTTCCAATCTTCTGCAAAATTACTTTGGGGAGCTTAAATCACTCGTTCTCATGTCTCCTGCAATTGAAGTAAATTTAGTGTTGGACCACTAG